Within the Brassica oleracea var. oleracea cultivar TO1000 unplaced genomic scaffold, BOL UnpScaffold01212, whole genome shotgun sequence genome, the region CGGAACTCTTGCGAATTGGAATGTTTCTGATGATCATATGTGTTCTTGGTTTGGTGTAACGTGTGTCGACAATAAAGTCCAGATGGTGTAAGTTCCTGTTTTCTTATATTATGTCTTTGTGATTCTTATCGCAATTTttgatgtatatttttgttttgttatgtaGGAATCTTAGTGGATGCTCTTTGGGAGGAACTTTAGCTCCTGAGTTTAGTCAATTAAGTGAATTAACATCTCTGTAAGGGGTTATTTTTAACTTACcttttgctctgtttcttgaaaaaaatatgagaacaagaaactaattcttgtttttttttttatagagtaCTATCCAAGAACAATCTCTTTGGTGACATTCCAAATGAATTTGGGACTTTTCCAAAACTGAAGTTGTTGGATTTACGAGATAATAAGCTAAGCGGAGTAGTTCCACCTGAGCTAAACAAAATGTTGACACCAGAGAACTTGTGAGTTAAAGGATttattaaaccaaaccaatgtgttttgacaaaacaaaataacgttGGCTTTTTTTGGTGGATTCAGGCTGCTTTCTGGTAACAAATTTGCGGGATTTATGAAGATAAAGTTCCTGAGACTTCAATCGCTATATCAAGTCCAGTTAAACAAGCATAAAGAGCTGTCTTCTGCTTCCAATGCTGTCTTCGACTGCGTCAATAGAAAACTTGGATACTGGTAATCACCTTTTTTGCATTAGATATGTTAAGGTGGTAAAATATTTGAACAatgttcttacatttttttatccaTTTTAAAAAAGTGTTTCAAGGAGAAGATTGTTAAGACTAAACAAAGCACAAGCTTTCGTATTGCGGATTAAAGCAACTTCAAGAATGTAcataaaagctttttttttttcttttttcaaaatataaattcattttggttacatttgtatttttatcctTAGTGTTACTGATTTCTATGTTTATGTCTCTTCAGGCTTCAAAGGGAACCTCAAGGGGAGAACTATGACATGAATTATCCCCCAAGTAAGCACATAAAAAAAACGGTTGAAACATGAAACCGTATACAAACTAACAGTGTTCCTTTTTGTAGGTTCTTTACAGAATGAAAGTAGTGTCCTCAGGAGGCGTGAGTTACTAGAGGGAACAAGTAATTTAGCAGCTATGCCTGCACCAGATGCTCCTAGTCCTTCTCCTGACACTATAACCATAGTGTTTCCTCGAAGCAGCGGGTCTTTTCCCGCGTTAACCACTGCAAAGAAGAGGATACCTCCATTGATCCCTCCTTCTCTTCCTCCAACAGCTGAGTACAACAACAATACAAGCTCTGACCCTCCAAGGCaatttgaagaagaaacaaaagggtCTACTGCTGTTTGGTTGTATGTTGTTATCGGCGTTGCTGCTTTTGTAGCGGTGTTGATAGTGATAGGGGTTATATTCTTCTGCCGGAAAAGAGCTGTCAAGAGTATAGGTCCATGGAAAACTGGTTTAAGTGGACAGTTGCAGAAAGCTTTTGTTACTGGTAAGAAAAATGGTcttaaattctttttatttggttCTGTTTCCGGTTTGACATAATGtgagaaaatgttttttcaGGTGTACCGAAGTTAAACCGGTCTGAACTAGAAACAGCTTGTGAAGATTTCAGTAATATTATTGAAGCATTTGATGGGTACACTGTCTATAAAGGAACATTGTCAAGTGGTGTTGAGATTGCTGTTGCTTCAACCGCTGTTTTGGAAACTAGAGAATGGACGAGAGCTATGGAAATGACTTACCGCAGAAAGGTAACTCTAAAGATTCATTACTTTCGCATTTTTTTGTAGGATATTGAATTGACTTTTGGAGAACTCAAATTTTCAGATTGATACAATGTCAAGAGTCAACCATAAGAACTTTATCAATCTAATTGGATACTGTGAAGAAGCTGAACCATTTAATAGGATGATGGTTTTTGAATATGCTCCAAATGGAACTCTTTTCGAACATTTGCACGGTAATAAACATCTTAGTATGTCTCCATATCaagattattttaatttattattattatcataaaCCTCTATCTTCATTGTCATCTTGTTCAGATAAGGAAATGGAGCATCTTGATTGGAGCGCGAGGATGAGGATAATAATGGGAACTGCTTATTGTCTGCAATATATGCACGAGCTTAATCCACCAATCGCGCATTCTAAACTAGTCTCATCAAGAATCTACTTAACCGATGATTACGCAGCCAAGGTTGCTTGCTCTACAAGAAAACTGCAttgatgatttttgttttcttgcgTGACAGGAAAACTATTTCAATGGTGATATTAATTCATGACCTAATAAAgactttttttctttgcaggTCGGAGAGGTTGCTTTCAGTTCACAGACAGGGCTAAAATCGAGAAAACCGATGAGTGGTGATTTAGATCAATCTTCATTGCCATTACCAGCTGAACCAGAGACTAATGTCTATAGCTTTGGAGTATTAATGCTCGAGATTATCTCCGGAAGGCTCTCCGAATCAGATGAAGAAGGATCAATTCTGAAATGGGTAacactaaaaattcaaaataaaatccaTTTTCTGAAATTTACATTACTAAtgtaacactttttttttatgttttctcatAGGCATCAAAGTATCTGGAGAGTGATCATTTGAAAGATATGATTGATCCTACATTAACAACGTTTAAAGAAGAGGACCTTGAAGTGATCTGTGATGTGGCAAGGCATTGTCTGAGAAATGACCAAAGTCAACGACCAACGATGAAAGATGTTGTTGAACAACTGAAACAAGTAATCAACATTTCCCCAGAACAAGCTACACCGAGACTCTCTCCTCTTTGGTGGGCAGAACTTGAGATCTTATCCTCTGAAGCTACttaacctctctctctctctctctctctctctctctctctctctctgttacGACTCGTGTCAGAGGTTCACGCTCCTTCTCACTCTCACTCTTCCCGGTGGACGTCGTCGTGTAAAagttgttcttttatttaattcatcatattaaatttgtttcttGGTTGGTTTTGATAGTGTATTTGGATCCAGATAATGTAACGATgtgtttgtaaaattatatactatcaTACATATACCTATATATTTGTACGTATTTTGTGGTGAAAAGTTGTTTGAAACTATTAACCTCAGCTTTTTAAAACCATTATGTGATATTTTGTCGTTTTTATGCAGAGTCTGTTCATTCTTCGGCgcggaggggggggg harbors:
- the LOC106321081 gene encoding probable LRR receptor-like serine/threonine-protein kinase At5g45840 isoform X2; this translates as MGCRWNPIGFQFSCFMFLIITLQSRSSLSLNSEGFVLLKFLERVDSDPHGTLANWNVSDDHMCSWFGVTCVDNKVQMVNLSGCSLGGTLAPEFSQLSELTSLVLSKNNLFGDIPNEFGTFPKLKLLDLRDNKLSGVVPPELNKMLTPENLLLSGNKFAGFMKIKFLRLQSLYQVQLNKHKELSSASNAVFDCVNRKLGYWLQREPQGENYDMNYPPSSLQNESSVLRRRELLEGTSNLAAMPAPDAPSPSPDTITIVFPRSSGSFPALTTAKKRIPPLIPPSLPPTAEYNNNTSSDPPRQFEEETKGSTAVWLYVVIGVAAFVAVLIVIGVIFFCRKRAVKSIGPWKTGLSGQLQKAFVTGVPKLNRSELETACEDFSNIIEAFDGYTVYKGTLSSGVEIAVASTAVLETREWTRAMEMTYRRKIDTMSRVNHKNFINLIGYCEEAEPFNRMMVFEYAPNGTLFEHLHDKEMEHLDWSARMRIIMGTAYCLQYMHELNPPIAHSKLVSSRIYLTDDYAAKVGEVAFSSQTGLKSRKPMSGDLDQSSLPLPAEPETNVYSFGVLMLEIISGRLSESDEEGSILKWASKYLESDHLKDMIDPTLTTFKEEDLEVICDVARHCLRNDQSQRPTMKDVVEQLKQVINISPEQATPRLSPLWWAELEILSSEAT
- the LOC106321081 gene encoding probable LRR receptor-like serine/threonine-protein kinase At5g45840 isoform X1 → MGCRWNPIGFQFSCFMFLIITLQSRSSLSLNSEGFVLLKFLERVDSDPHGTLANWNVSDDHMCSWFGVTCVDNKVQMVNLSGCSLGGTLAPEFSQLSELTSLVLSKNNLFGDIPNEFGTFPKLKLLDLRDNKLSGVVPPELNKMLTPENLLLSGNKFAGFMKIKFLRLQSLYQVQLNKHKELSSASNAVFDCVNRKLGYCVSRRRLLRLNKAQAFVLRIKATSRMLQREPQGENYDMNYPPSSLQNESSVLRRRELLEGTSNLAAMPAPDAPSPSPDTITIVFPRSSGSFPALTTAKKRIPPLIPPSLPPTAEYNNNTSSDPPRQFEEETKGSTAVWLYVVIGVAAFVAVLIVIGVIFFCRKRAVKSIGPWKTGLSGQLQKAFVTGVPKLNRSELETACEDFSNIIEAFDGYTVYKGTLSSGVEIAVASTAVLETREWTRAMEMTYRRKIDTMSRVNHKNFINLIGYCEEAEPFNRMMVFEYAPNGTLFEHLHDKEMEHLDWSARMRIIMGTAYCLQYMHELNPPIAHSKLVSSRIYLTDDYAAKVGEVAFSSQTGLKSRKPMSGDLDQSSLPLPAEPETNVYSFGVLMLEIISGRLSESDEEGSILKWASKYLESDHLKDMIDPTLTTFKEEDLEVICDVARHCLRNDQSQRPTMKDVVEQLKQVINISPEQATPRLSPLWWAELEILSSEAT